Part of the Streptomyces sp. NBC_01353 genome, GCTTGGTCATGTGCGGTCTGTGATGGCGGTCTTCTTGATCGGTCGTGTCGTTGACCGGGGTGTGCTGAGTGGGGAGTCGGCTGCGGTCTGGTGTGATCTGGAAGACTTCGCGGCGGAGATGTTCGAGCCGTTCGCGCGGGCGGATCAGCGACGGTGGGGCGGGGTCTATCTGCGGGGCCTGCTGCTGGACGGCGGGCGCAGCGCACCGCGAAGCTCCGCTGGCGCATCGACAACGACTACCGCGAGATGAAACAGGCCCTGGGCCTGGCCCACTTCGAAGGCCGGACCTGGCCAGGCTGGCACCACCACGTCACCCTCGTCTCGGTCGCCCACGCCTTCTGCACCCTGCAGCGACTGAGCCGATCCCCAAAAGAGACGGCGCCGGCCTGAGCCTCTACCGAGTCGTCCGCGAGCTGCAGCTACTCCTCGTGATCTGGACCGGCGCCTGCCCCACCTGTCAGCGACATGCCAGACCCCTCACCACATGACCAAGCACTACTAGTACATACGAGGTTTTACGCTCGCCGCACGTTGGAAGCATCGCCAGACAGAGAGACGGGGGGCACCATGGACACGATCACGCTGGCGGAGTTGATCGAACAAGCGGTTGCGGATCCTAGTCAGTCCAACCTGACGGGCAATCTTGAAGACTTCATGCGTCTTCTCAGTGAAGAGAACCTTTCTCGCTTGGAAGAAGAACACCAGGGAGCTTTCGCCTTTCTGGCCTTTCATCCGTCTGCCGACATACATGTGGCGGATTATGTGCGGAGTGGGACTCTGGCTTCGGACACCGGCCCTGGGGTCCTCGCCTTTTTCACTCTAGACGAAGGGGCCACTTCCTCACCCCCCTCCCCTTTGTCAGATGGGATCACCGTGGAGGGCGATGTCCACATTGCCTATGAGGTGACGAGGCTACTCTTCTCCCCGCAAGTGGCGCCCCCACTCCCCGGGGTCCTCTTCACGGGACGCGTGTCTGGTGTAGGCGATGCGGTCTACGTGCCTCTCGGAGACCTCGCTGACACGGAGCAGGTGCGGTCGCGACTAAGGCTCGCCTTCTCGCTGGCGAACCAAACGATGTCAACTGACGGCGGCCGCTCTGATTTTTCCGACAGATTCGCCAAGGCGTTGCTGTCCGAGAGAATTGAGTATCAGCGCACTGGTCGGCGCTCCATGGGCGAGTGGATGAGGAAAAGCTACCGCCGCATCGTCGACAACGGGTTTGAACTCGCGGCCGTGCTCGGCGGCGTACTAGGGGGGCAGCTTTGACATGATTCTGGCTAACCTGCCACAGCCATCACGAGCTCTGGCTCGAATAGCGGACCTGTACCTGTATGACCTCCAGACCTTCGGTCGTCTGACATCGGTTACGCATATGCTCGACCGGCAAACGTACGGGCGGTACGAAGCCCTAAGGGGCCAGCCTATTCAGCGATTCTATGGGATGCTCGAATCCGCGGCTGGCTTGCGGTTCTCACCGGAAGAGCGGTTTCCATTCTTTTACCACCTCGACGAGACGCCGCCCGGTGCCCCACGCATGGCACCTTGGCCGAGGAGTGAACCACCTGCGGGATACACAGGGGACTCACACGGGATTCGGCCCAGCACGCTGGCCACCGCCCTGATCAGGGGCTGGGGGCTCCGAATGCTGGGTACCTCCAAGGGGCGGCTGTTCAAAGCGGCTCTCTGGCAAGTGAAGGTCGCCGGGTTGGAGAGCGCGCTCACGCTGCTGTTCGACCTGCTCCAGGCAGGTTTCACGGCCACCGACGACGTGCGCTGGGCTTGTCGCCTGCTACTGCACGGCCGGTGCCGGGCCGGCTCCGACGAAGCGATGGTGACCGCCTTCCTCGACGGCACCGACGCTGAGGCATCTTCATGGCGCTCCCTGGCGCCTGACGCCGCCTGGCTCGACACGGATGCCGGTGAGGTCCGAGCGGAGGGGCACATCATCAGCGCACTCCTGGCGCGTGGGGCCCAGGAGATCGACCGTGTCCGAAGCTCTGGCGACTACGATGCGTGGCACGTCGGACAGATACAGCTGTGCAAGCTGTTGCCCACCATCCACTCCCTGGTTGACGAATTTTTGGGAGTGAGCCGCCTGCCGCTGAGCTGGCGAGCGAAGCTTTCCCAGTGGGAGGAGATTTCCTCCGACGGAGTAGGGGTGTTTGGGCTCGCCAATTTTCCTGATGCGCCCCTGCCCTCATGGAACGGCACAGAGGCGAAGTACGCTGCTCAACTCATGGAGCGCTACAGGGCACGTGGTGGTGGAAATTGGCGGAGTCGATTCTTCCGAGAAAGGCTTCTGGTTCCCGATGGGCTGCGCGAGAGAATCCTCGACGACGCAACGCTAGTAGACGCCCCGGAGGAATGGAGTGGGCTTAGTCGAAGGGTTATTCGGCCGTGGATGGCCGCCAACCGGTCGTTCGCGACGCCGGACCGTTCGCGTTCAGCACCGATTCCAGCCGAAGACCTCGTGAACCATCCAGCTGTAAAGTCGGCATTCCGAACGCTTGGTGTGGCAGATCAAGCGGAGCAAGTTCGCATGACTCGTGCCTACATCGAGGGTGATTCCTTTAAGAGGCCAACTGCGTCGCCGTTCATGCGAAGGCTTGACAGTGGCGACGAGAGCGAAGAACAAGTGCCGGTTTTCTACATCAACCTGGGCCTCCAAAAGCCCTCCTCCGAAGAGCAGCGGGTCTTCGACGCCCTCAACGAAGTGCTGCCAAGTGCCCAGGCAGAGTACATAGAGAACGAGCAGACTCAGGAGATTGAGGCTGAGCTGCGGATCAGGACTTATCCGTACTCAATGCGAGCTTTGATAGACGCGGTCGTACAGCGCGTAGCCGTCGGGGATACTGAGCAGGCGATAGAAGGGCTTATCGACCTTGTCGTCTTGGAGCCAACCGCAGGCCCCGCATGGCGGTCGCTGGCGGGTCTCTTGGCTGACTCAGGTCACGAGCGCGAGGCTTCGCTTGCCGAGCTCTGGGCGACTGCGATGCAGTTGCCACATGAATGAGGCAAAGCTCCATTCGCCACCTAGTAGTGCTTGGTCATGTGGTGAGGGGTCTGGCATGTCGCTGACAGGTGGGGCAGGCGCCGGTCCAGATCACGAGGAGTAGCTGCAGCTCGCGGACGACTCGGTAGAGGCTCAGGCCGGCGCCGTCTCTTTTGGGGATCGGCTCAGTCGCTGCAGGGTGCAGAAGGCGTGGGCGACCGAGACGAGGGTGACGTGGTGGTGCCAGCCTGGCCAGGTCCGGCCTTCGAAGTGGGCCAGGCCCAGGGCCTGTTTCATCTCGCGGTAGTCGTTGTCGATGCGCCAGCGGAGCTTCGCGGTGCGCTGCGCCCGCCGTCCAGCAGCAGGCCCCGCAGATAGACCCCGCCCCACCGTCGCTGATCCGCCCGCGCGAACGGCTCGAACATCTCCGCCGCGAAGTCTTCCAGATCACACCAGACCGCAGCCGACTCCCCACTCAGCACACCCCGGTCAACGACACGACCGATCAAGAAGACCGCCATCACAGACCGCACATGACCAAGCACTACTAGAACGCCTCCGCCTGCGTACGTTCACCAGCGCCAGGACCCTGCCCCGGGCGCCGACTTGGAGGGGTGGCGCGTCGCCATGCGCCGGAACTGCCCAGCCGGCCCATGAGGAAGGCGACGGGTATCGACACGAGGACGACCGTCTGGAGCGGGAACCAGTCGACGTGCCAGTCGGGGAAGAGCGCCAAGGGGTTGCCGGAGAAGACCGGGCCGGACAGCTGCAGCCCGACGGCGCAGCCCAGACCTCCGTACAACGTCCAGAGCAGGCCGGTCCGGGTGTACCCCTTCCAGAAGAGGGAGTACACCAGTGCCGGAAGCAGCGAGGAGGCGGCCACCGCCAGGGAGAGAGCCGTCAGGAACTGGACGTTCCACCCCTGGACCCAGACCGCCAGGGCGATGCTCAGTACGCCGACACCGGCGGACGCCAGGCGTGCGGCGGCCACTTCCCGGCCCTCGGTGGTGCGTCCACGGCGCAGGACGTGGGTGTAGAGGTCGTGGGCGATCGTCCCCGCTGCCGCCAGGGTGACACTCGCGACGACGGCGAGTGTCGTGAGAAAGACGCCGGAAGCGACAAGGACGACGAGCAGCGCCCCGCCGGCATCGGCGTTGGAACCCCCCGCCAGTTCGCCGGCGAGCATCACCAGCGCACTGCTTCCGCCCGGATCGGCGGCCAGGATCGCCGGTGCGCCGATCAACGCCGAGGCCGCGAAGCCCATGAGAGCCGTGGTGAAGCAGAACGCGCCGACGATCGTGAGGGTGTGGCGCACCGTACGGCGGGCGATGGCGGCGTCGGGAGCCGTGCCTGGTTGCAGAGCGACGTGAGGCAGACAGGCCACACCCAGGACGATGGTGATCATGAGACCGATGAAGTCCAGGGTGGCCGCGGGCTCGGCGCTGCCGCCGAAGCGGAGGCCAGGGCGCAGGTAGTCGGCGGGACGACCGCTTCCTTGTCCGGCCGCGGCGATCAGAGAGTCGGCGCTCCAGTGGAAGCGGTGCAGCAGTACGGCGGACACTCCCAGCGCCACGCAGAGCAGCACCACCGTCTTGATCACCTGGATCACAACCGTTCCGCGCATGCCGCCGAACGCCGTGGTGCAGACGACGAGAGCACCGATCATGACGACCGCCGTCTTCTCGATGCCTGGACCGGAGAGCCCCAGCAGCGCCGCGGTGGTCACTCCCGCACCGGAGAGCTGCACGACCAGATAGGGAACGCAGATGCAGAGGGTGACGACGGCGACCGCGATCCTCACCGCGCGCCCCGGGGCACGCAGACCGAACGTGTCGCCCAGCGTGTAGCCGGCGCGCTCGCGCAGGGGCCCGGCGAGCAGAAGCAGTACACCGAGGGAGAGGACGGTGCAGAGTGCGATGAACAGGCCGTCGTACCCGAAGACGGCGACGCTTCCCGTGGTGCCGAGCACCGTGGCCGAGGAGAGGTAGACGCCGGAGAGGACGAGGGCCCCTCGCAGGGGCCGCAGTGTGCGGCCTGCCGTGTAGAAGTCGTTGACGCGGTCCCTCGGTGCCCCGCTGAGGACGCACAGGAACAGGATGGGGACGATGAACGCCACGAAGCAGCCGAGAATCAGTGCCTGGGTCTCCGTGTCGAGGGTGCCGGTCGCGGCGAGCGAGATCTCGGGTCTCATCAGAACTCCCCGTGCTCGTGCGCGGTGTAGCGGCGGCCCGTCCGGGAGTCGTCCGCGCGGCGGTCGTAGCGCGCCGCCGTCCACACCAGCAGCACGACCTGGAGGAGGAGTGCGGGCACGCCGATGCCGGTTTCGCCCAGGACGGGGGCGGCCATGAAGTCGGCGGCGGAGCAGACGAGCAGCAGATGCACGGCGAAGGCCGTTGCGTTGACCACGGCGAAGGACAGGCCTGGACGGCCAGGCCGGGAGCGATGGGGGGAACGAGGGACGTGCGGGTGGGTCATAGCGGTCTCTCCTGGCGGCCTGGGTGCGGGTGGATCGCCTCTGAACGAGGCTCACCAGAGCACCGGCCCCCTCGGCCCGTCCATGCGCTTCGCCCGCACCGGTGTCCGTTCCCAACGCCCGACAGGTGTGACTGTGCCGAGGCCCAGGGAGAGGAAGGCAAGGGAGAGGAGGGCAAGCGAGGGTCAGGCTGATGGGCGACGCCGCTGTTCGTCGTCGGCAGAGCGAGCAGGGGCCACGGCCGGCCCCAGCAGGAGGTGGGCGTCGAGCGCGAGGGTGAGTTGCACCAGGTCGCGTGGGCGGGACAGCGCGAGGCCGGTGATCTGCTCGACACGGCGCAGACGGTTCAGCACGGTGTTGCGATGGCAGAACATGTGCCGCGCCGCCTGGCCGGTGGAGCCACCGCATTCGATCCAGACGCCGATGGTGTCGAACAGCAGGTCGCGGTCGGCGGGGTCCAGGTCGTACAGGGGACGCAGCACCTGGCGGACGAGTTCGTTGGACAGGTCGGGCCGCGAGACCAGGAGTCCGTCGGGCAGGCGGGTGTCGAGCCGGGCGACCTCCCCGTCGCCCCGGCAGGTACGAAGAGCGAGCCCGGCCATGTCGCGTGCGCGGGCCAGACTCTCCAGGCCGGGGACCACCAAGCTGATGCCGATACGGAGCCCCGGGCCGGCGACGAGGCCGGAGGCGAACGCTTCCAGTGGGCGGTCGCCCAAGTGGGCGACGAAAACGGCCCGTTGACCCCATGCATACCGCAGGACCGGTATGCCCCTGAGCTCTGGAGCAGCCCGGGGAACGCGGCCGTACGGCGGTGTCGCCTCCGCGACCGCCACCGCGTACCGGCCACCGAGCGGCAGATCGAGGATGTCGGCCGCGCTCCGGGTGAACTCGGGTTCGGGGCGCTTCTCCAGCAGGGCGGCGAGGATCAGGCGGATGCGTTCGGCGTGTCGGCCGGCCACCCCCTCGATGACCTGCCGATACGCGTCGGCGACCAGGACGGCGTCGCGGTCGTTGCTCTTCCACACCAGTTCGGCAACGTGTACGAGCCGGCGCATGTCGCCCAGGCCTTCCCGTTCCACCACGCCGATCATCCCGCTCCAGACTTCGGATCCGGCGACACGGAAGGCGTGCAGGACTTCGTCGAGGGGACGGCCTTGTTCCGCGCGCCGCATGCCCAGCTCTCTGGTGAACCGCTCGACGTCCACGATCCTGCTCGGATCCACCCCGGTCTCCAACCCGTGGCGGATGCCGGTTCCGACGGTCTCGCGCACGTCGGGCGGTGCGAGCACCGGGTCGGCGTAATACGGCACCTCGGCGCGGATCGTCTCCAGGACAGCGTCCGTGAAATCCGTGCCGTACCCGAGAAGCCGCCGGCATGCGCGGTCGAAGAGCTCGACGGAAGACGGGTCCGTGGCACTGCCGGGGGCGGAACTACGGTACATGGACGCTCCTGGTGGACGGGGTGCGAGAGCACCACGCGAGGTGCCGACATGCGGCGGCTACGTGAGCTGTCGACGTGCGGCGGCGTGAGCCGCCGACGTGCGCTGCGCGGAGCGCGGGGAGTCCTCCGCCGGGCCGGTCGCCGTGGCGAAAGTCGGCAGCGTCCTTCCCGGCGAGCATCATGCTAAGCGGTCGGTCAGGGAGTGGTGGGGTCTCCGACGGATCGTGATGTTTCCGCATCCGAATCGGTGATCGCCTTGGAGCGCCGTTGGGTCGGCTCGTCACTTTCCTCGACGGTTGGGGCCGCCGATCCTTGCGTTACGGCAGTACAGAGGCGCTCCTGGCGGCGCCGGATCCGTATCGGGCGCGGGAGCGATCGAGGGCGGGCGCGATCGAGGGCGGCTTCGACGCCGCGGGCCTTGCCATGGCTACGCAGCGGCGCCCTGGAAGCGGCCTGTGCAAGGTCCCACCCGGCTGGCAGACACGCGCCTGGACTGAGGACCCATCCTGGAAAGTATGATCAAGCGATGTCTGACATGACCGAGACCACGCCCGGC contains:
- a CDS encoding cation acetate symporter; its protein translation is MRPEISLAATGTLDTETQALILGCFVAFIVPILFLCVLSGAPRDRVNDFYTAGRTLRPLRGALVLSGVYLSSATVLGTTGSVAVFGYDGLFIALCTVLSLGVLLLLAGPLRERAGYTLGDTFGLRAPGRAVRIAVAVVTLCICVPYLVVQLSGAGVTTAALLGLSGPGIEKTAVVMIGALVVCTTAFGGMRGTVVIQVIKTVVLLCVALGVSAVLLHRFHWSADSLIAAAGQGSGRPADYLRPGLRFGGSAEPAATLDFIGLMITIVLGVACLPHVALQPGTAPDAAIARRTVRHTLTIVGAFCFTTALMGFAASALIGAPAILAADPGGSSALVMLAGELAGGSNADAGGALLVVLVASGVFLTTLAVVASVTLAAAGTIAHDLYTHVLRRGRTTEGREVAAARLASAGVGVLSIALAVWVQGWNVQFLTALSLAVAASSLLPALVYSLFWKGYTRTGLLWTLYGGLGCAVGLQLSGPVFSGNPLALFPDWHVDWFPLQTVVLVSIPVAFLMGRLGSSGAWRRATPPSRRPGQGPGAGERTQAEAF
- a CDS encoding helix-turn-helix domain-containing protein; amino-acid sequence: MYRSSAPGSATDPSSVELFDRACRRLLGYGTDFTDAVLETIRAEVPYYADPVLAPPDVRETVGTGIRHGLETGVDPSRIVDVERFTRELGMRRAEQGRPLDEVLHAFRVAGSEVWSGMIGVVEREGLGDMRRLVHVAELVWKSNDRDAVLVADAYRQVIEGVAGRHAERIRLILAALLEKRPEPEFTRSAADILDLPLGGRYAVAVAEATPPYGRVPRAAPELRGIPVLRYAWGQRAVFVAHLGDRPLEAFASGLVAGPGLRIGISLVVPGLESLARARDMAGLALRTCRGDGEVARLDTRLPDGLLVSRPDLSNELVRQVLRPLYDLDPADRDLLFDTIGVWIECGGSTGQAARHMFCHRNTVLNRLRRVEQITGLALSRPRDLVQLTLALDAHLLLGPAVAPARSADDEQRRRPSA